A genomic segment from Necator americanus strain Aroian chromosome III, whole genome shotgun sequence encodes:
- a CDS encoding hypothetical protein (NECATOR_CHRIII.G9727.T2), translating to MEDLNGTVSVDNMIPEGDVRNRASVVIGGTCQKVDKKYNCAEEDVVSVFQIKRASYRSFFEYGSEFTHDFAILELTDDVPKHIHHACLPHMNKNIGIGDSSLRMSSFGWGSDPKKNLSSVPFLQKVMLGVKMTEKECKKFYPKKLDDTFCTFERPDRNVCRGDSGGGITANIGGRTYLAGVVSGGSQCDDLLSGREKPEAQLNTDVTKYAALIDSWLGTKKSN from the exons ATGGAGGACCTGAATGGCACTGTAAG CGTTGATAATATGATTCCTGAGGGAGATGTTCGGAATAGGGCCTCGGTTGTGATCGGTGGTACTTGTCAGAAAGTCgacaaaaaatacaactgTGCTGAAGAAGATGTTGTTTCCGTGTTCCAAATTAAGAG agCATCTTATAGAAGTTTTTTCGAGTATGGAAGTGAGTTTACACATGACTTCGCGATTCTTGAGCTAACTGATGACGTTCCTAAACATATCCATCATGCTTGTCTTCCTCACATGAACAAGAATATCGGTATAGGTGATTCATCGTTAAGAATGAGCTCATTTGGATGGGGCAGCGATC caaaaaaaaatctcagttcGGTTCCGTTCCTCCAGAAAGTGATGTTAG GTGTGAAAATGACTGAAAAGGAATGCAAAAAATTCTACCCCAAAAAGTTGGATGACACCTTCTGCACCTTTGAACGTCCCGACCGAAACGTTTGCCGT gGCGATAGTGGTGGAGGAATTACAGCAAATATAGGCGGCAGAACATATCTTGCTGGAGTAGTGTCTGGTGGAAGTCAATGCGATGATTTGCTAAGCGGCCGTGAAAAACCAGAAGCTCAG CTCAACACGGACGTTACTAAGTATGCTGCTCTAATCGATAGTTGGCTTGGAACGAAAAAATCcaactga
- a CDS encoding hypothetical protein (NECATOR_CHRIII.G9727.T3), with protein MTTLKSAIAKDVYDPTTCGLPGPGFKGNKLRAKARKYVGNDVKRIVKRDIGNYYSADYNPTTGDETEEDENDPMRTKIMGGERAVKDELPWAAAVKTLKKKSKREPAANFECFQIRHIITAAHCFMEDLNGTVSVDNMIPEGDVRNRASVVIGGTCQKVDKKYNCAEEDVVSVFQIKRASYRSFFEYGSEFTHDFAILELTDDVPKHIHHACLPHMNKNIGIGDSSLRMSSFGWGSDPKKNLSSVPFLQKVMLGVKMTEKECKKFYPKKLDDTFCTFERPDRNVCRGDSGGGITANIGGRTYLAGVVSGGSQCDDLLSGREKPEAQLNTDVTKYAALIDSWLGTKKSN; from the exons ATGACTACACTGAAATCTGCAATCGCCAAAGATGTCTACG ATCCGACGACATGCGGTCTACCTGGACCTGGCTTCAAGGGTAACAAATTGAGAGC aaaagcaagaaaatacGTTGGAAATGATGTAAAGAGGATTGTGAAGAGAGACATTGGTAACTACTATTCTGCGGACTATAATCCTACTACTGGAGATGAGACCGAGGAGGACGAGAACGATCCGATGCGAACAAAG atAATGGGAGGTGAGAGAGCTGTGAAAGATGAACTGCCGTGGGCTGCTGCGGTTAAGACtcttaagaagaaaagtaagcGTGAACCAGCTGCTAATTTCGAATGTTTCCAAAT CCGGCACATAATCACAGCTGCTCATTGTTTCATGGAGGACCTGAATGGCACTGTAAG CGTTGATAATATGATTCCTGAGGGAGATGTTCGGAATAGGGCCTCGGTTGTGATCGGTGGTACTTGTCAGAAAGTCgacaaaaaatacaactgTGCTGAAGAAGATGTTGTTTCCGTGTTCCAAATTAAGAG agCATCTTATAGAAGTTTTTTCGAGTATGGAAGTGAGTTTACACATGACTTCGCGATTCTTGAGCTAACTGATGACGTTCCTAAACATATCCATCATGCTTGTCTTCCTCACATGAACAAGAATATCGGTATAGGTGATTCATCGTTAAGAATGAGCTCATTTGGATGGGGCAGCGATC caaaaaaaaatctcagttcGGTTCCGTTCCTCCAGAAAGTGATGTTAG GTGTGAAAATGACTGAAAAGGAATGCAAAAAATTCTACCCCAAAAAGTTGGATGACACCTTCTGCACCTTTGAACGTCCCGACCGAAACGTTTGCCGT gGCGATAGTGGTGGAGGAATTACAGCAAATATAGGCGGCAGAACATATCTTGCTGGAGTAGTGTCTGGTGGAAGTCAATGCGATGATTTGCTAAGCGGCCGTGAAAAACCAGAAGCTCAG CTCAACACGGACGTTACTAAGTATGCTGCTCTAATCGATAGTTGGCTTGGAACGAAAAAATCcaactga
- a CDS encoding hypothetical protein (NECATOR_CHRIII.G9727.T1): MVSAAVNGGNDGNEPPDVCDGVRGGFKPAGPVTGSVVVVFGDRWMEVAVRAQGQPARVDGGMRACGCGVAIDRKRAHLPTETFRKQRSSHFALLSVEAAPLLSGSLTLPTVTADVQNHPTTCGLPGPGFKGNKLRAKARKYVGNDVKRIVKRDIGNYYSADYNPTTGDETEEDENDPMRTKIMGGERAVKDELPWAAAVKTLKKKSKREPAANFECFQM, encoded by the exons ATGGTATCTGCAGCGGTGAATGGTGGTAATGATGGTAATGAGCCTCCGGACGTGTGTGATGGTGTCAGGGGAGGGTTTAAGCCTGCG GGGCCTGTCACAGGCTCAGTGGTTGTGGTATTCGGCGATAGATGGATGGAGGTTGCAGTTCGGGCACAGGGACAGCCAGCCAGGGTAGATGGTGGAATGCGAGCATGCGGTTGTGGTGTGGCAATCGATCGAAAAA GAGCTCATCTTCCTACAGAAACCTTCCGGAAACAACGTTCATCACATTTCGCATTGCTGTCAGTAGAAGCAGCACCATTATTGTCAGGATCGTTGACGTTACCAACCGTTACCGCTGACGTTCAGAATC ATCCGACGACATGCGGTCTACCTGGACCTGGCTTCAAGGGTAACAAATTGAGAGC aaaagcaagaaaatacGTTGGAAATGATGTAAAGAGGATTGTGAAGAGAGACATTGGTAACTACTATTCTGCGGACTATAATCCTACTACTGGAGATGAGACCGAGGAGGACGAGAACGATCCGATGCGAACAAAG atAATGGGAGGTGAGAGAGCTGTGAAAGATGAACTGCCGTGGGCTGCTGCGGTTAAGACtcttaagaagaaaagtaagcGTGAACCAGCTGCTAATTTCGAATGTTTCCAAATGTGA